Proteins encoded in a region of the Paenibacillus sp. W2I17 genome:
- a CDS encoding NHL repeat-containing protein: protein MRRSTWKKRKSIIMGMICLLLFVQEAPYVSADGKTDAYHYSFWGDAVPSPAAYEATTIITGKKLNTTPMKEPSDMHVTANQHVFVLDSGNGRIIEMDRNFKLVRTIDSFEQEGKEDHFKNPQGLYVTEKGHLLVADSDNHRVVHLDEQGKLVKIVSEPKSDLLKADFQFKPMRIVMDKGERIYVMAEGVFDGFMEFSADGTFSSFIGANRVQVDPVEYLWKRFATREQRSQMVMFTPTEFTNLDMDEEGFIYATSGDRGKDPVKKLNAQGTDILRREGYQTPQGDLLYTQEAGPSRLIDVDVGDSDMYSVLDSSKGRIFTYNGDGYLLHIYGGIGNRLGQFNTPVALERAGDRMLVLDKALGEITVFQTTEYGRTLHEAVRSYYNGDEDQSSVLFAQAAEMNANLEYAYAGIGKALLRQKEYAESAKYFKRSMEPKGYSKAFLLYRKELMREHFSWMMSGIFLAVAAIVTVIIVRRQKRRTTNAGIK, encoded by the coding sequence GTGCGGAGAAGCACATGGAAAAAACGTAAATCGATCATCATGGGCATGATCTGCCTCCTGTTGTTCGTTCAAGAGGCGCCCTATGTGAGTGCAGACGGTAAAACGGATGCGTATCATTATTCCTTCTGGGGTGACGCAGTTCCTTCACCGGCGGCATATGAGGCAACCACCATTATCACCGGCAAGAAGCTGAACACAACTCCTATGAAAGAGCCAAGTGACATGCATGTTACCGCCAATCAGCACGTCTTTGTGCTCGATTCGGGCAATGGCCGCATCATTGAGATGGATCGCAACTTCAAGCTGGTACGGACGATTGATTCATTTGAGCAGGAAGGCAAGGAAGATCATTTTAAAAATCCACAGGGATTGTACGTCACGGAAAAAGGCCATCTGCTGGTCGCTGATTCGGATAATCACCGGGTGGTGCATCTGGATGAACAGGGGAAGCTCGTCAAGATCGTGTCTGAACCGAAATCGGATCTGTTAAAAGCAGACTTCCAGTTTAAACCGATGCGGATTGTTATGGACAAAGGGGAGCGTATCTACGTCATGGCCGAAGGCGTATTTGATGGATTCATGGAGTTCAGCGCCGATGGTACGTTCTCTTCCTTCATTGGAGCGAACAGAGTTCAGGTGGACCCGGTGGAGTATCTGTGGAAACGGTTTGCAACACGGGAGCAACGGAGCCAGATGGTGATGTTCACTCCAACGGAATTTACCAATCTGGATATGGATGAAGAGGGCTTTATCTACGCCACTAGCGGGGATCGCGGCAAAGATCCGGTCAAGAAGCTGAATGCCCAGGGTACAGACATTTTGCGCAGAGAAGGCTATCAGACTCCGCAGGGTGATTTGCTTTATACCCAAGAAGCAGGGCCATCCCGCCTGATTGATGTGGATGTGGGTGACAGTGACATGTATTCCGTACTGGATTCCAGCAAGGGCCGAATCTTCACCTACAATGGAGACGGATACCTGCTCCATATTTATGGCGGCATCGGGAACCGGCTGGGCCAATTTAATACACCTGTTGCCCTGGAACGTGCGGGAGACCGGATGTTAGTTCTGGATAAAGCGCTGGGTGAAATCACCGTCTTTCAAACAACTGAATACGGACGTACACTCCACGAAGCGGTGCGCAGCTACTATAACGGTGATGAAGATCAATCTTCGGTGCTGTTTGCCCAAGCTGCCGAGATGAACGCTAACTTGGAATATGCGTATGCGGGAATTGGCAAAGCATTGCTTCGTCAGAAGGAATACGCCGAGTCTGCGAAATATTTCAAGCGCAGCATGGAGCCCAAAGGGTATTCCAAGGCTTTTCTTTTGTACCGCAAAGAGCTGATGCGTGAGCATTTTTCATGGATGATGTCCGGTATATTCCTGGCTGTCGCTGCGATTGTCACCGTCATCATCGTTCGCAGGCAGAAAAGGAGGACTACGAATGCAGGCATCAAGTAA
- a CDS encoding carbohydrate ABC transporter permease: protein MTSKVRAVFGMPKRLNRSFTVSLMLFALLGVFGSFMVLPLIYAVNNAFKPLDELFIFPPRFWVNNPTTENFADLINLMGNSWVPLSRYIANTLLITILGTAGHILLASAAAYPLAKYRFPGSKVLFTIVILSLMFSPHVTAIPNYMVMSWLGWINTHASIIVPSLAFSLGLFLMKQFMEQIPDALLEAAKIDGANEYRIFWSIVMPNVKPAWLTLMILQFPALWGTDGGSFIYSENLKTLHYALSQIVQGGIARAGVGAAVALLLMIVPITLFIISQSSVMQTMATSGMKE from the coding sequence ATGACCAGCAAAGTACGTGCCGTGTTTGGCATGCCAAAAAGGCTTAATCGGTCATTTACCGTCAGCCTGATGTTATTTGCATTGCTGGGCGTGTTCGGCTCCTTTATGGTGCTTCCGCTCATCTATGCAGTCAACAATGCATTCAAGCCGCTGGATGAGCTGTTTATTTTCCCGCCGCGCTTCTGGGTGAACAATCCGACAACGGAGAATTTTGCCGATCTGATCAACCTCATGGGCAATTCGTGGGTGCCGTTATCCCGCTATATTGCCAACACTTTGCTCATTACGATACTTGGCACAGCGGGGCATATCCTGCTTGCATCTGCAGCGGCTTATCCCCTGGCGAAATATCGTTTTCCGGGTTCCAAAGTGTTGTTCACCATTGTCATTCTGTCCCTGATGTTCTCGCCGCATGTTACGGCGATTCCGAACTACATGGTCATGTCCTGGCTTGGCTGGATTAACACTCATGCGTCCATTATTGTGCCATCACTTGCGTTCTCGCTGGGACTTTTCCTGATGAAACAGTTCATGGAGCAGATTCCCGATGCTTTGCTGGAGGCAGCCAAAATCGACGGAGCCAATGAATACCGGATATTCTGGAGCATTGTGATGCCCAATGTGAAGCCGGCATGGCTCACGCTCATGATCCTGCAGTTTCCAGCGTTATGGGGAACGGATGGCGGGAGTTTCATTTACAGTGAAAATCTCAAAACGCTGCATTATGCGCTCAGTCAGATTGTGCAGGGAGGGATTGCAAGAGCCGGTGTAGGTGCGGCTGTTGCCTTGCTGCTGATGATTGTACCGATCACTCTGTTTATTATCTCTCAGAGCAGTGTTATGCAGACGATGGCCACTTCGGGCATGAAAGAGTAG
- a CDS encoding carbohydrate ABC transporter permease, whose translation MQAKTTKTAAAPAVHTRQVGWWSLLKRDLYLSRHYYVLMAPFMLIFFMFTVIPVGISLGLSFFHFNMLELPRFVGWQNYSRLFLNDDVFLIALKNTLLFAVITGPLSYIACFLFAWIINELSPKIRAVMTLVFYAPSISGNVFFIWLIIFSGDSYGYMNGFLMRLGVVLEPIQWLADEKYVLAIVIIVQLWLSLGTSFLAFIAGLQTIDRSLVEAGTVDGIKNRWQELWYITLPSMRPQLMFGAVMQITASFAVAEISIALAGFPSVNYAAHTVVTHLMDFGTIRFEMGYASAIATVLFALMLGTNVFTQKMLRKIGE comes from the coding sequence TTGCAAGCTAAAACTACCAAGACAGCCGCCGCTCCTGCCGTCCATACCCGCCAGGTCGGCTGGTGGTCCCTATTGAAGCGGGATCTGTATCTCAGCAGGCATTATTATGTATTGATGGCACCGTTTATGCTGATTTTTTTCATGTTTACTGTCATTCCGGTCGGCATTTCACTTGGGCTCAGCTTTTTTCACTTCAATATGCTGGAGCTGCCGCGATTTGTCGGCTGGCAGAACTATTCCCGGCTTTTCCTGAACGATGACGTATTTCTGATCGCGCTCAAAAACACGCTGCTTTTTGCCGTAATTACAGGCCCTCTCAGTTATATAGCCTGCTTTTTGTTTGCGTGGATCATCAATGAGCTGTCTCCTAAAATTCGGGCGGTCATGACGCTGGTTTTCTATGCCCCATCCATATCGGGCAACGTCTTTTTCATCTGGCTGATCATCTTCTCGGGTGACAGCTACGGGTATATGAACGGCTTCCTGATGCGCCTTGGCGTCGTACTGGAACCGATCCAATGGCTCGCAGACGAGAAGTATGTACTGGCAATCGTCATTATTGTACAGCTGTGGCTGAGCCTGGGAACCAGCTTCCTGGCCTTTATTGCAGGACTGCAAACCATTGATCGTTCTCTGGTTGAAGCAGGAACCGTAGACGGGATCAAAAACCGCTGGCAGGAGCTCTGGTACATCACCTTGCCTTCGATGAGACCGCAGCTGATGTTTGGTGCGGTAATGCAGATTACCGCTTCCTTCGCCGTAGCTGAGATCTCCATCGCACTGGCAGGTTTCCCGAGCGTAAACTATGCGGCACACACAGTTGTCACACATCTGATGGACTTCGGAACCATTCGTTTCGAGATGGGGTATGCCTCGGCCATCGCAACGGTTCTGTTTGCCCTAATGCTGGGTACAAACGTTTTCACGCAAAAAATGCTTAGAAAGATAGGTGAATGA
- a CDS encoding extracellular solute-binding protein: protein MRSRKKKGLILVLVLALVLSIWTLYPSRDRNPGTVHALEDFEAVSGTEDSFSYEHYLTAHDNTAKPDEIVRIEGESYIQAEDGEFEVVQGYAGLDGNAVITPETGTIRWDVPVQVSGLYNIRIHYYPVEGKSSGIERRLELNGKVPFRGADILLFDRVWGNREDNVRQDDRGNELRPRQVEQPEWQLTSFKDSAGYFEEPFQFYFEKGSQKLSLTSLRESMAIDYIELYQESEVPSYAELEQIYTSLGLKQSAPVMLKVQGEEAVSKSSPTLAPISDRSSPSLEPYNVSKIRMNAIGGINWKLPGEWIEWEIDVPEDGLYQIALKVKQDQLRGIYATRSLTINGEVPFKEMKRIRFNYSPAWQTQVLGSGEDQPYQFHLEKGKHRIRMTVTLGDIAPLLRTVESSVLELNEMYRKILMITSNSPDPLRDYQLERRIPEMTEVFERQADTLRSVADYLEKATGEQSDKVAVLHAMVLQLEDMAARPETVPKRLDTFKINVGGLGTWILSVREQPITLDYLVVSPPGESLPKAEASTVQQVKHELGAYVASYTEDYDSIGNVEQKKDAITVWITTGRDQAQVLKGMIDDSFTPDTDVSVQLRLVPPNILLPATLSGEGPDVAMQMGEDIPVNYAMRNATADLSQFPDFEEISGRFRESGLTPYRYNDGVYALPEQQHFPMLFYRKDILNELELEPPKTWQDVYNAIAVLQKHNMEFYLPIEDTLNNANLVPNSTFAMLLYQNDGTFYTEDQKKSALDSEISMDAFKRWTQFYTNYKFPLKADFPNRFRTGEMPIGIADYTTYNMLTVMAPEIRNLWDFTIVPGTQLPDGSIRHEVASATSAVMMLENADNKEAAWKFMKWWTDDQTQIEYGREMEGLMGAAARYPTANIEALKQLPWPVKDYQNLEKQWEWVQGIPQLPGGYFTGRHLDNAFRKVVNANENPREALSDYVLYIDDEIELKRKEFNLK from the coding sequence ATGCGGTCACGTAAGAAAAAGGGACTAATCCTGGTGCTTGTCCTGGCCTTGGTGCTCTCCATATGGACACTATATCCATCGCGGGATCGTAATCCGGGAACGGTACATGCGCTTGAGGACTTTGAGGCGGTATCGGGAACCGAGGATTCATTCAGTTATGAGCATTATCTGACTGCTCATGACAATACGGCCAAACCGGATGAAATTGTACGCATCGAAGGCGAATCTTATATTCAGGCAGAGGATGGGGAATTTGAGGTTGTGCAAGGGTACGCCGGATTAGACGGAAATGCCGTAATTACGCCGGAAACTGGAACCATTCGCTGGGATGTTCCCGTTCAAGTGAGCGGTTTGTACAACATTCGCATTCACTATTATCCCGTAGAAGGCAAAAGCTCCGGGATCGAACGCAGGCTTGAGCTTAATGGTAAGGTCCCGTTCAGAGGGGCCGATATTCTTCTGTTTGACAGGGTATGGGGAAATCGAGAGGACAACGTCCGGCAGGACGATCGTGGCAACGAGCTTAGACCAAGACAAGTGGAACAGCCCGAATGGCAGCTGACTTCCTTCAAGGACAGCGCAGGGTACTTCGAGGAACCGTTTCAGTTTTATTTTGAAAAAGGCAGTCAGAAGTTATCGCTCACTTCATTAAGAGAAAGCATGGCGATCGATTATATCGAGTTATATCAAGAAAGCGAAGTTCCTTCCTATGCAGAGCTGGAGCAAATCTATACCTCACTCGGCTTGAAACAATCGGCTCCTGTCATGCTGAAAGTACAGGGGGAGGAAGCTGTTAGCAAATCATCTCCTACACTGGCACCAATCTCGGACCGATCAAGTCCTTCACTCGAGCCTTATAATGTATCGAAAATTCGGATGAACGCCATCGGAGGAATTAACTGGAAACTGCCGGGCGAATGGATTGAATGGGAAATTGACGTGCCTGAAGACGGATTGTATCAAATCGCGCTTAAGGTGAAGCAGGATCAATTGCGTGGCATCTATGCCACCCGCAGTCTGACGATTAACGGCGAAGTTCCGTTTAAGGAAATGAAACGCATTCGATTTAACTACAGCCCGGCTTGGCAAACTCAGGTGTTGGGTTCGGGAGAAGATCAGCCATATCAGTTTCATCTGGAAAAAGGAAAACACCGAATCCGAATGACGGTTACACTTGGCGACATCGCTCCGCTGCTGCGGACCGTGGAATCCAGCGTGCTGGAACTGAATGAGATGTATCGCAAAATATTAATGATCACCTCCAACAGTCCGGACCCACTGCGGGATTACCAGCTGGAACGGCGTATTCCGGAGATGACGGAGGTGTTTGAACGACAAGCTGACACCTTGCGATCTGTTGCAGATTACCTGGAAAAGGCCACGGGTGAGCAAAGTGACAAAGTGGCCGTACTTCACGCCATGGTATTGCAGCTTGAAGATATGGCGGCCAGACCAGAGACGGTTCCCAAACGGCTGGATACGTTCAAAATTAACGTAGGTGGTCTCGGCACATGGATTCTATCGGTACGTGAACAGCCGATTACGTTGGATTACCTTGTCGTATCTCCGCCGGGTGAATCGTTGCCAAAAGCGGAAGCGAGCACCGTCCAGCAGGTGAAGCACGAACTGGGCGCATATGTTGCCTCGTATACCGAAGATTACGACAGCATTGGTAACGTGGAACAAAAGAAGGATGCCATCACCGTATGGATCACAACCGGACGAGATCAGGCCCAAGTACTGAAAGGCATGATCGACGATTCGTTTACCCCGGATACGGATGTGTCCGTGCAGTTACGTCTCGTTCCGCCTAATATTTTGCTGCCCGCAACACTCTCGGGGGAAGGACCGGATGTAGCCATGCAGATGGGCGAAGACATTCCGGTGAACTATGCGATGAGGAATGCAACAGCGGATCTGAGCCAATTCCCCGATTTCGAGGAAATTTCGGGCAGGTTCCGTGAAAGCGGATTGACGCCTTACCGCTACAACGACGGGGTATATGCCCTTCCGGAGCAGCAACATTTTCCAATGCTCTTTTACCGCAAAGATATTCTGAATGAACTGGAGCTCGAACCGCCGAAAACGTGGCAAGACGTATATAACGCCATCGCCGTGCTGCAGAAGCATAACATGGAGTTTTATCTGCCGATAGAGGATACGCTGAACAATGCCAACCTGGTTCCGAATTCAACCTTTGCGATGTTGTTATATCAGAATGACGGAACGTTCTACACCGAAGACCAGAAGAAAAGTGCGCTGGATTCGGAGATTTCAATGGACGCGTTCAAACGCTGGACGCAATTTTATACCAATTACAAGTTTCCGCTCAAAGCCGATTTTCCGAACCGCTTCCGTACCGGGGAAATGCCGATCGGAATTGCTGATTACACCACGTATAACATGCTGACGGTTATGGCTCCGGAAATCCGCAATCTCTGGGACTTTACGATTGTTCCGGGTACACAGCTTCCGGATGGGTCCATACGGCATGAAGTGGCCAGCGCTACGAGTGCGGTGATGATGCTCGAAAATGCCGACAACAAGGAAGCGGCGTGGAAGTTCATGAAGTGGTGGACTGATGATCAGACCCAGATTGAATACGGGAGAGAAATGGAAGGTCTTATGGGAGCGGCTGCCCGTTACCCAACGGCCAATATCGAAGCCTTGAAGCAATTGCCTTGGCCTGTGAAGGATTATCAAAATCTCGAGAAACAATGGGAATGGGTACAGGGAATCCCGCAGCTTCCTGGAGGTTATTTCACGGGACGACATCTGGACAACGCCTTCCGTAAGGTGGTCAATGCAAATGAAAATCCGCGTGAAGCCTTATCAGACTATGTATTGTACATTGATGATGAAATTGAGTTGAAACGCAAGGAATTTAATCTGAAATAG
- a CDS encoding extracellular solute-binding protein → MRKHKFMLLSLVFAVLLVIAACSSAPTAQPEPEKTTPQEEQKPAETEPKNENSTPEMDFDMGGRTIKVVAWWDMEIQGNNPDNIQRLENLEALKKKHNFNIEYVSIDFGEYQEKVVASLMAGEPLGDLVRLGKNYAIPALTKQDLLWPVDDYIKNDKVFNQKTTKEYMQYEGKGYGFTEDQSSFINGIFYNRTLMQELGLKPLQEYVDADEWNWDTFISVAKQANKDRNNDGKLDTWGLAQTGLLEPILYSNEASLTKEDKQNLEDPKTKEALNFLSKLATEKVGRASEGGDWTEPSTFFRQGNTLMYSGAMYEVEGIMTDMQDYDIGFVPFPKGPSATAYHSGESRYQAITIPKAVKNPEQLMYIWEKINEIESIYEYPGQSTLETHLTDEADINNAREVAEGMLVLDHNTFPSLPFWDFDGELKEGVSVSTLIEKYKAPFQAAIDEVYK, encoded by the coding sequence ATGAGAAAACACAAGTTCATGCTACTGAGCCTGGTATTTGCGGTCTTGTTGGTGATTGCTGCATGCAGTTCTGCACCTACCGCTCAACCCGAGCCGGAAAAGACAACACCACAGGAGGAACAAAAACCCGCGGAAACCGAGCCAAAGAATGAAAACTCCACGCCAGAAATGGACTTTGACATGGGTGGCAGAACCATCAAGGTTGTTGCTTGGTGGGACATGGAAATACAGGGAAACAACCCGGACAACATTCAACGCCTTGAGAATCTCGAAGCGCTGAAGAAAAAACACAACTTTAATATTGAATATGTTTCCATCGATTTTGGTGAATATCAGGAAAAAGTAGTTGCTTCCCTGATGGCCGGTGAACCGCTTGGCGATCTGGTGAGACTGGGCAAAAACTATGCCATTCCGGCATTGACCAAACAGGATCTGTTATGGCCGGTGGATGATTATATTAAAAACGACAAGGTATTCAATCAGAAAACAACCAAAGAATACATGCAGTATGAAGGCAAAGGTTACGGCTTTACTGAGGACCAGTCCTCGTTTATCAACGGAATTTTCTATAATCGCACACTCATGCAAGAGCTCGGCTTGAAGCCACTCCAAGAGTATGTGGATGCCGATGAATGGAACTGGGATACGTTCATCAGTGTTGCCAAGCAAGCGAACAAGGATCGAAACAATGATGGCAAGCTAGACACTTGGGGACTCGCTCAAACGGGCTTGCTGGAACCGATTCTGTATTCCAACGAGGCTTCTCTGACCAAAGAGGATAAGCAGAATCTGGAAGATCCAAAAACAAAAGAAGCGTTGAACTTCCTGTCCAAACTGGCTACCGAGAAGGTCGGCAGAGCTTCTGAGGGCGGCGATTGGACAGAGCCATCCACGTTCTTCCGTCAAGGCAACACCTTGATGTATTCAGGTGCCATGTACGAAGTCGAAGGTATTATGACGGATATGCAGGACTACGATATTGGTTTTGTACCGTTTCCAAAAGGTCCAAGTGCAACAGCGTATCACTCCGGTGAGTCACGTTACCAAGCTATAACAATTCCAAAAGCGGTAAAGAATCCGGAACAACTGATGTACATCTGGGAGAAAATTAATGAGATCGAATCGATCTATGAGTACCCGGGACAATCCACACTGGAGACACATCTGACTGATGAAGCAGATATCAACAACGCCAGAGAGGTTGCGGAAGGTATGTTGGTTCTCGACCATAACACATTCCCGTCCTTGCCGTTCTGGGATTTTGATGGGGAACTCAAAGAAGGGGTATCCGTATCTACGCTGATCGAGAAATACAAGGCTCCTTTCCAGGCTGCGATTGATGAGGTTTACAAATAA
- a CDS encoding helix-turn-helix domain-containing protein — MYDILLVDFSRRLCGELQQMLLRSKAQYTIANCVFSSAEALTALSERDFSLVMVHTERFDTAGLWLCNDIRKKSQIPILLMGGRDHFRFVRKALTYQVNDYLPYPVSPSTLLNSLHGLRSHLETDPAHKTSSFFKTPVQMNGKPMHSSHVIRIVKAYVRDHLSDEITLKKISDMLHFNCAYLGQKFKLEEKMSFNDYMLQQRMEKAQQLLSSTNLRIYEIAIEVGYKDIDWFYKKFKAYAGSSPNAYRRQKIHTA, encoded by the coding sequence ATGTATGATATTTTACTTGTGGATTTCAGCCGTCGTTTGTGCGGAGAGTTGCAACAGATGTTGCTACGGAGCAAAGCTCAATATACTATCGCAAATTGTGTGTTCTCATCGGCCGAGGCTTTGACCGCATTGTCAGAACGAGACTTTTCCCTTGTTATGGTACATACAGAGAGGTTTGATACCGCGGGGCTCTGGTTATGCAACGACATTCGAAAAAAAAGTCAGATACCTATCCTCCTTATGGGTGGAAGAGATCACTTCAGGTTCGTACGCAAAGCCCTGACGTATCAGGTAAATGATTATCTCCCGTATCCTGTTAGTCCTTCTACCTTACTTAACAGTCTGCATGGACTTAGATCCCATCTTGAAACCGACCCGGCACACAAAACGTCGTCGTTCTTCAAAACACCCGTTCAAATGAACGGTAAGCCCATGCACTCCAGTCATGTTATTCGTATCGTCAAGGCCTATGTACGGGATCATCTGAGTGATGAAATCACGCTGAAGAAGATCTCTGACATGCTTCATTTTAACTGTGCGTACCTTGGACAGAAGTTCAAGCTGGAAGAGAAGATGTCTTTCAATGATTATATGCTCCAGCAACGTATGGAAAAGGCACAGCAGTTGTTGTCTTCCACGAATCTGCGAATATATGAGATTGCTATTGAGGTAGGCTATAAGGATATTGATTGGTTCTATAAAAAGTTCAAAGCGTATGCCGGATCGAGTCCCAATGCTTATAGAAGACAAAAAATCCACACGGCCTAA
- a CDS encoding response regulator, whose amino-acid sequence MYRLLIVDDEEIITDSLYETFARHIPEQLDVCKAYSATEALSWMQRSRIDIVLTDIRMPGMSGLELTERIQASWPNCRVIFLTGHSDFDYAYQAFQMANVRYLLKTEGYDKVMSVVEDVMEEIRRSHSMVELLEHSHKVNSQLALIQQKEYLRKLLQDCTAVIDSTMDMQDELSKRDIRLQINSPVYLILGRFNNLPEKGSDLTQVQESVRIIGSSLMNERTVCASVTDHYGDTIWLLQPKQEEEMTNDKLVRFLEGTLELVQEACMVSLGVSIAFSLSSRSCNWSELTKQYERLRLLQWMKIGDGVSMVLTDHRNDLSSDVPKESMRISNRIEIMSGYLETGRIQPFYDIFEELAGELLQQDITMERAMETYYNLALLLHSTINRWGLQQKIPDQRSLLHLGEYTCMKDAVQFLYRAADELVRYKRSNEQERANVVIHSLCSYVKENLEKDLSLVRLAELHHFNPSYLSRFFKQEMGINVSEFIDDCRIRKAKELLQNTNLMVREVALQVGYEAAHSFTRLFKKITGMTPQEYRESLLVR is encoded by the coding sequence ATGTATCGACTTTTGATTGTAGATGACGAGGAGATTATTACGGATAGTCTCTATGAAACGTTCGCCAGACATATACCCGAACAGCTTGATGTATGTAAGGCCTACTCTGCAACAGAAGCATTGTCTTGGATGCAACGTTCGAGAATTGACATTGTTCTAACGGACATCCGCATGCCGGGCATGAGTGGCTTGGAGCTGACAGAGCGGATTCAAGCCAGTTGGCCGAATTGTCGCGTCATTTTTCTGACAGGACATAGCGATTTTGATTATGCATATCAAGCTTTTCAGATGGCTAATGTGCGTTACTTGCTCAAAACGGAAGGTTATGACAAGGTAATGTCTGTTGTAGAAGATGTGATGGAAGAGATCAGGCGAAGTCACAGCATGGTTGAGTTGTTGGAACATTCTCATAAAGTCAATTCGCAGCTTGCACTGATACAGCAAAAAGAGTATTTACGGAAGTTACTTCAAGACTGTACAGCGGTTATAGATTCTACTATGGATATGCAGGACGAATTATCCAAACGGGATATAAGATTACAGATCAACTCGCCTGTTTATCTCATATTGGGTCGGTTCAATAATCTTCCAGAAAAAGGTTCGGACCTCACACAAGTTCAAGAATCCGTTCGCATTATCGGCTCTTCTCTGATGAATGAACGTACAGTGTGCGCAAGTGTAACGGACCATTATGGGGATACGATCTGGCTGCTTCAGCCGAAGCAGGAGGAAGAGATGACAAATGATAAACTTGTGCGATTTCTAGAAGGCACACTGGAACTGGTACAGGAAGCATGCATGGTATCACTCGGCGTATCCATTGCTTTTTCATTAAGCAGTCGAAGCTGCAATTGGTCCGAGTTAACCAAACAATATGAACGTCTGCGATTACTCCAGTGGATGAAAATTGGGGATGGTGTATCCATGGTACTGACGGATCATCGCAACGATCTCTCATCTGATGTACCCAAAGAATCCATGCGGATCTCAAACCGGATCGAGATTATGTCAGGATATTTGGAAACGGGACGAATTCAGCCATTTTACGATATATTTGAGGAGCTTGCAGGCGAACTGCTGCAACAGGATATTACGATGGAACGTGCCATGGAGACATACTATAATCTGGCCTTATTATTGCATTCAACGATCAATCGTTGGGGTCTTCAACAGAAGATTCCGGATCAACGAAGCTTGCTGCACTTAGGGGAGTATACATGCATGAAGGATGCAGTACAATTTCTATATCGTGCTGCCGATGAATTAGTCCGCTACAAAAGATCAAATGAGCAGGAACGTGCTAACGTTGTCATTCATTCCTTATGCAGTTACGTCAAGGAGAACCTTGAGAAAGATCTCTCTCTGGTAAGACTGGCAGAACTTCATCATTTTAATCCATCCTATCTGTCGCGATTCTTTAAGCAGGAAATGGGAATAAACGTGTCAGAGTTCATTGACGACTGCCGAATACGGAAAGCCAAAGAATTGCTTCAGAACACAAATCTTATGGTGCGTGAGGTCGCACTTCAAGTGGGGTACGAGGCTGCCCATTCGTTTACCCGACTTTTTAAGAAAATAACGGGAATGACTCCCCAAGAATACCGGGAATCCCTTTTGGTACGTTAA